Proteins from a genomic interval of Papaver somniferum cultivar HN1 chromosome 4, ASM357369v1, whole genome shotgun sequence:
- the LOC113276006 gene encoding probable aldehyde dehydrogenase — MQRFARSRAPKQAINWLCSSLNQSRSFQTPSFATVDAEGISGSQPAEVSNLVQGSWTKTSNWSTVLDPLNGEPFIKVADVDETGLQPFVESLSKCLKHGLHNPFKSPERYLMFGDISTKVAHMLSQPDVSNFFIRLIQRVSPKSYHQAHAEVFVTQKFFENFSGDQVRFLARSFAVPGNHLGQQSHGFRWPYGPVTIITPFNFPLEIPVLQLMGALYMGNKVLLKVDGKVSIVMEQMLRLLHECGLSMDDVDFINSDGKTMNKLLLEAKPRMTLFTGSSRVAEKLAVDLRGRVKLEDAGFDWKILGPDVQEVDYTAWVCDQDAYACSGQKCSATSILFMHENWASSPLISKMKSLAERRKLEDLTVGPVLTVTTETMLGHMKKLLEIPGSKLLFGGEPLENHSIPNIYGAIKPTAVYVPCEEILKEGNFELVTREIFGPFQVVTDYKDGQLQMVLDALEKMEAHLTAAVVSNDLLFLQKVIGNSVNGTTYAGMRARTTGAPQNHWFGPAGDPRGAGIGTPEAIKLVWSCHREIIYDVGPVPHQWQIPPST; from the exons ATGCAGAGATTTGCAAGAAGTAGAGCCCCTAAACAAGCTATTAACTGGCTATGTTCATCACTCAACCAATCGAG ATCTTTCCAAACACCATCATTTGCTACCGTAGATGCTGAAGGGATCTCAGGCTCCCAACCTGCTGAAGTAAGCAATTTGG TCCAGGGTAGCTGGACAAAGACATCTAATTGGAGTACAGTATTGGATCCGTTAAATGGAGAACCATTCATTAAAGTTGCCGATGTAGATGAAACTGGGCTGCAG CCATTTGTGGAGAGCTTATCTAAGTGTCTGAAACATGGCCTTCACAATCCATTTAAATCTCCAGAAAG ATATCTTATGTTTGGAGACATATCGACAAAAGTGGCTCACATGCTTTCGCAACCTGAC GTTTCGAATTTCTTCATAAGGTTGATACAACGGGTTTCTCCAAAGAGCTATCACCAAGCCCATGCAGAGGTTTTCGTAACCCAGAAATTTTTTGAGAACTTTTCTGGCGACCAG GTTCGTTTTCTGGCAAGGTCGTTTGCAGTACCTGGGAATCATCTTGGGCAACAAAGTCATGGTTTCCGTTGGCCATATGGTCCT GTTACAATTATTACTCCTTTCAATTTTCCTCTGGAGATTCCTGTATTGCAATTGATGGGTGCACTTTATATGGGAAACAAAGTTCTTCTGAAAGTAGATGGCAAG GTCAGCATTGTGATGGAGCAAATGCTACGGCTTCTCCACGAGTGTGGGTTAAGTATGGATGACGTTGATTTCATCAATTCTGATGGAAAGACAATGAACAAACTGTTGCTGGAG GCAAAGCCACGAATGACTCTTTTTACCGGAAGCTCACGAGTAGCGGAGAAGTTGGCTGTTGATCTAAGGGGACGTGTTAAGTTGGAAGATGCTGGTTTTGACTGGAAAATCCTGGGCCCTGATGTTCAAGAG GTTGATTACACTGCATGGGTTTGCGATCAGGATGCATATGCATGTAGTGGCCAAAAATGCTCTGCTACATCAATCCTTTTCATGCATGAG AACTGGGCGTCAAGTCCACTCATTTCAAAAATGAAGTCTCTTGCTGAAAGAAGGAAGCTAGAAGATTTAACTGTTGGTCCAGTCCTTACA GTGACAACGGAAACAATGCTCGGACACATGAAGAAGTTGCTTGAGATACCAGGATCAAAGCTACTCTTTGGGGGTGAACCATTAGAAAACCATTCGATTCCAAATATATATGGTGCTATAAAGCCAACTGCTGTTTATGTTCCCTGTGAAGAAATATTGAAGGAGGGCAATTTTGAGCTTGTCACAAGAGAAATTTTTGGACCATTCCAG GTGGTCACTGACTATAAAGATGGCCAGCTACAAATGGTCTTGGATGCACTTGagaaaatggaggcacatttaaCTGCTGCAGTTGTTTCAAACGATCTTTTATTTTTGCAG AAAGTTATTGGGAACTCCGTTAACGGTACAACTTATGCTGGAATGCGAGCCCGGACAACAGGTGCTCCACAGAATCATTG GTTTGGACCTGCTGGAGACCCTAGAGGTGCAGGAATTGGAACCCCTGAAGCAATAAAGCTTGTCTGGTCTTGTCACAGAGAAATCATATATGATGTTGGCCCCGTGCCTCATCAATGGCAAATTCCACCATCAACTTGA